Proteins from a genomic interval of Deltaproteobacteria bacterium:
- a CDS encoding methyltransferase domain-containing protein yields the protein MTDHEEKTMGPARFLVEHLDLLPRGRVLDIAMGYGRNAVFLARAGFEVEGVDISPEAAAGALKAAKEAGVNLAVCVADLEDGYVIEPEAYDLIICFNYLHRPLIPEIKKGLHPRGMVMYETFIVDQARFGRPRNRDHLLEHNELLDMFRDFRCLRYHEGLMETRRAVAGIIAEKP from the coding sequence ATGACCGACCATGAAGAAAAAACCATGGGCCCTGCCCGATTTCTGGTGGAACATCTGGATCTCTTGCCAAGGGGCCGGGTCCTGGACATCGCCATGGGATACGGTCGCAATGCGGTTTTTCTGGCGCGGGCCGGGTTTGAGGTGGAAGGGGTCGATATTTCGCCGGAGGCCGCGGCCGGGGCCTTGAAGGCCGCCAAAGAGGCCGGGGTTAACCTGGCGGTTTGTGTGGCCGATCTGGAGGACGGCTATGTTATTGAGCCGGAAGCCTATGACCTCATTATCTGCTTTAACTACCTCCACCGACCCCTGATTCCCGAGATAAAAAAAGGTCTCCACCCACGGGGGATGGTGATGTACGAAACCTTTATTGTGGATCAGGCGCGGTTCGGAAGGCCCCGGAACAGGGACCACCTGCTGGAGCACAATGAGCTGCTGGATATGTTTCGTGATTTCCGCTGTCTCCGGTACCATGAGGGTCTCATGGAAACCCGGAGGGCCGTCGCCGGCATCATCGCAGAAAAGCCCTAA